In a single window of the Streptacidiphilus sp. P02-A3a genome:
- a CDS encoding ABC transporter ATP-binding protein, which translates to MTENLTRAHLTPVLEAVHLGKRYGRHQALSDCELAVPQGRVIGLVGPNGAGKSTLLTMACGLTRPSSGTIRVLGAEPAASAAHVARVGFVAQDTPVYADLSVADHLRLGARLNPSWDAALAQRRIARLGLAPGQKAGRLSGGQRAQLALTVAAAKRPELLILDEPAAALDPLARSGFLDNLMEFVGELGASVILSSHALADVERVCDYLIVLADSRVQLAGDVAELLANHCRITGDRHQLASLPAGLTAIRVEHGARESTAVVRTDQGRPPVGRWHTQPLDLEELVLAYLTRADRATAPSVATPTPIHPEAHR; encoded by the coding sequence ATGACCGAAAACCTGACCAGAGCACATCTCACCCCGGTACTGGAAGCCGTGCACCTGGGCAAGCGGTACGGCCGCCACCAGGCCCTGTCCGACTGCGAGTTGGCCGTCCCGCAGGGGCGGGTGATCGGCCTGGTCGGTCCCAACGGCGCGGGCAAGTCGACGCTGCTGACCATGGCCTGCGGGCTGACCAGGCCCAGCTCGGGCACGATCCGGGTGCTGGGCGCGGAGCCCGCCGCGAGCGCCGCGCACGTGGCCCGGGTCGGCTTCGTCGCCCAGGACACCCCCGTGTACGCCGACCTGTCGGTCGCGGACCACCTGCGACTGGGGGCCAGGCTGAACCCGTCCTGGGACGCCGCGCTCGCACAGCGGCGGATCGCCCGGCTCGGCCTGGCCCCGGGGCAGAAGGCGGGCCGGCTCTCCGGCGGGCAGCGGGCCCAGCTGGCGCTGACCGTGGCCGCCGCCAAGCGCCCCGAGTTGCTGATCCTCGACGAACCCGCCGCCGCGCTCGACCCGTTGGCCCGCTCCGGCTTCCTGGACAACCTGATGGAGTTCGTTGGCGAGCTGGGAGCCAGCGTGATCCTCTCCTCGCACGCGCTCGCCGACGTGGAGCGGGTCTGCGACTACCTGATCGTGCTGGCCGACTCCCGGGTCCAACTGGCCGGCGACGTCGCGGAACTGCTGGCCAACCACTGCCGGATCACCGGCGACCGCCACCAACTCGCTTCCCTACCTGCCGGGTTGACGGCCATCCGGGTCGAGCACGGGGCGCGGGAGAGCACCGCCGTGGTCCGCACCGACCAGGGCCGACCACCGGTCGGCCGGTGGCACACGCAACCCCTCGACCTGGAGGAACTGGTCCTGGCCTACCTGACCCGGGCCGACCGGGCCACCGCCCCCTCGGTCGCCACGCC
- a CDS encoding sensor histidine kinase — translation MNTAERPVRATRIAVNGALGVLFAVVLVLMAVQYAHQGRPWAFDSAVGAGVCVIALLRERNRRWAAVAGLAVAGAAGLVAGLARLPGEPGAAAVLALLVLGGSAIRTLPAREAGAVAAAGAALMVVGLLTAAAPGTPFRVGIQVWALALGIGLWLRFLDYRRRAAAEAVRQDERLALARELHDVVAHHITGIVLQAQAARIVGRRRPERLDDTLADIETAGSEALAAMRRVVGLLRDRQDAAGTAPTTVGAEQLAELVRQFEERGPDVRLRLPADQADWPPELTTTVYRIVQESLTNISRHAVHARSAGVDVARDGHGITIAVTDDAAPARHLHQGGFGQHGGFGLIGMRERVEALGGTLAAGPRPGSGWSVHASLPFPAEERR, via the coding sequence GTGAACACAGCGGAGCGGCCCGTCCGGGCAACGAGGATCGCGGTGAACGGCGCGCTGGGCGTGCTGTTCGCCGTCGTCCTGGTGCTGATGGCCGTCCAGTACGCGCACCAGGGCCGCCCCTGGGCATTCGACAGCGCGGTCGGCGCGGGGGTGTGCGTGATCGCGCTGCTGCGGGAGCGGAACCGCCGGTGGGCGGCGGTCGCCGGACTGGCCGTCGCCGGGGCCGCCGGACTGGTCGCCGGGCTGGCGCGGCTGCCGGGCGAGCCCGGCGCCGCCGCGGTGCTGGCGCTGCTGGTCCTCGGCGGCTCGGCGATCCGGACGCTGCCCGCCCGCGAGGCGGGCGCCGTCGCCGCGGCCGGGGCGGCGCTCATGGTCGTCGGCCTGCTGACCGCCGCGGCCCCCGGCACCCCGTTCCGGGTCGGCATCCAGGTCTGGGCCCTGGCCCTCGGGATCGGGCTCTGGCTGCGCTTCCTCGACTACCGTCGCCGGGCCGCCGCCGAGGCCGTCCGGCAGGACGAACGCCTGGCCCTGGCACGGGAGTTGCACGACGTGGTGGCCCACCACATCACCGGCATCGTGCTCCAGGCCCAGGCCGCCCGGATCGTCGGCCGCCGCCGACCGGAACGGCTGGACGACACCCTCGCGGACATCGAGACGGCGGGCAGCGAGGCCCTGGCCGCCATGCGCCGGGTGGTCGGCCTGCTGCGCGACCGCCAGGACGCGGCCGGTACCGCCCCGACCACCGTGGGCGCCGAACAACTCGCGGAGCTGGTGCGCCAGTTCGAGGAGCGCGGGCCGGACGTCCGGCTGCGCCTACCGGCCGACCAGGCCGACTGGCCGCCGGAGCTGACCACCACCGTCTACCGGATCGTCCAGGAGTCGCTGACCAACATCTCCCGGCACGCCGTCCACGCCCGGTCCGCCGGCGTCGACGTCGCCCGGGACGGTCACGGCATCACCATCGCCGTTACCGACGACGCCGCGCCCGCCCGCCACCTGCACCAGGGCGGCTTCGGCCAGCACGGCGGCTTCGGCCTGATCGGCATGCGCGAGCGGGTCGAGGCCCTCGGCGGCACCCTCGCCGCCGGTCCGAGGCCCGGATCCGGCTGGTCGGTGCACGCCAGCCTGCCCTTCCCGGCCGAGGAGCGGCGATGA
- a CDS encoding response regulator transcription factor gives MTIKVLLADDQAMVRGGLRLILEDQDDITVIGEAADGAEAVDLARRLRPDVCLVDIRMPRLDGIAVTRALAGPGVPDPLRVVIVTTFDLDEYVYGALRAGAVGFVLKDAGPALLAEAVRAASGGDALISPSITLRLLRSLAPARGGTAAEPAQPLSAREVEVVRAIARGRTNQEIGAGLFISVSTVKSHLATIQGKLRVRNRVEIAAWAWESRLMDGA, from the coding sequence ATGACGATCAAAGTCCTGCTCGCCGACGACCAGGCCATGGTCCGCGGCGGCCTGCGGCTGATCCTGGAGGACCAGGACGACATCACCGTCATCGGCGAGGCGGCCGACGGCGCCGAGGCGGTCGACCTGGCCCGGCGGCTGCGCCCGGACGTCTGCCTGGTCGACATCCGGATGCCCCGACTGGACGGCATCGCGGTGACCCGGGCGCTGGCCGGTCCCGGCGTCCCCGACCCGCTGCGCGTGGTCATCGTCACCACCTTCGACCTCGACGAGTACGTCTACGGCGCGTTGCGGGCCGGAGCGGTCGGCTTCGTGCTCAAGGACGCGGGCCCGGCGCTGCTCGCCGAGGCCGTCCGCGCGGCCAGCGGCGGCGACGCGCTGATCTCCCCGTCGATCACGCTGCGGCTGCTGCGCAGCCTGGCCCCGGCCCGGGGCGGCACCGCCGCCGAGCCCGCGCAGCCGCTCTCCGCCCGGGAGGTCGAGGTCGTCCGGGCGATCGCCCGGGGGCGCACCAACCAGGAGATCGGCGCCGGCCTGTTCATCTCGGTGAGCACGGTCAAGAGCCATCTGGCGACCATCCAGGGCAAGTTGCGGGTACGCAACCGGGTCGAGATCGCGGCCTGGGCCTGGGAGAGCCGCCTGATGGACGGTGCCTGA
- a CDS encoding helix-turn-helix domain-containing protein, translated as MGTPLGDFIRAKRDSIQPESLGLPDRGRRRSPGLRRSDLAARAGVSVEYLTRIEQGRDRNPSVPVVNALADALSLDPAERGHLRYLAKITGGECIAHTRPSPPRREVRGNVLRTLRLLEPGIAVVSNRLGDVLARSSGFESVTSGTGLLDTERPNLTRYVFTDPRARAFFADWDAIADEQAFDLWLGPSIENSEWLSTELATVAGPDFTRRLNRHVVPPRGVLRLRHPAGPELRLLRETLELPTDDQQLVVFLAADEQTAQAVEQLRHRPGGRLRAIS; from the coding sequence ATGGGTACGCCACTGGGGGATTTCATCCGGGCCAAGCGCGACAGCATCCAGCCGGAGTCACTGGGACTGCCGGATCGTGGTCGCCGCCGCTCGCCGGGGCTGCGGCGGTCCGACCTCGCCGCGCGGGCCGGGGTCAGCGTCGAGTACCTGACCCGGATCGAGCAGGGCCGCGACCGCAATCCGTCGGTACCGGTGGTGAACGCGCTCGCCGACGCGCTCAGCCTGGACCCGGCCGAGCGCGGCCATCTGCGCTACCTCGCGAAGATCACCGGTGGCGAGTGCATCGCGCACACCCGGCCCTCGCCGCCGCGCCGGGAGGTGCGGGGGAACGTCCTGCGGACGCTGCGGCTGCTCGAACCGGGCATCGCCGTGGTCTCCAACCGGCTGGGCGACGTCCTCGCCCGCAGCAGCGGCTTCGAGTCGGTGACCAGCGGCACCGGGCTGCTGGACACCGAGCGGCCGAACCTCACCCGCTACGTCTTCACCGATCCCCGCGCCCGGGCGTTCTTCGCCGACTGGGACGCGATCGCCGACGAGCAGGCCTTCGACCTGTGGCTCGGTCCCTCGATCGAGAACTCGGAGTGGCTGAGCACCGAGCTCGCCACGGTCGCGGGCCCCGACTTCACCCGTCGGCTGAACCGCCACGTGGTCCCGCCACGCGGGGTGCTGCGGCTGCGCCACCCGGCCGGACCGGAGCTGCGACTGCTTCGCGAGACGCTGGAACTACCCACGGACGATCAGCAGTTGGTGGTCTTCCTGGCGGCCGACGAGCAGACCGCGCAGGCCGTCGAGCAGCTGCGGCACCGCCCCGGCGGCCGACTCCGCGCCATCTCCTGA
- a CDS encoding NADPH-dependent FMN reductase: MENKQQLLIIVGSVREGRFGPVVAAWVAEQARQHGGFEVSVLDLAGIDIPLELPAASPKYAGDAYPRPAGMAPLTSALAEADAFVVVTPEYNHSYPASLKAAIDWHFTQWTAKPVAFVSYGGAAGGRHAVLHLENVLTELHAVTIRDGLAFPNYFTAWQDGRPLDRTAPAYAKTVLDQLAWWSRALSAARAAGPYPA, translated from the coding sequence ATGGAGAACAAGCAGCAGCTACTGATCATCGTCGGCAGCGTCCGTGAGGGACGGTTCGGCCCGGTCGTGGCCGCCTGGGTCGCCGAACAGGCCCGGCAGCACGGCGGTTTCGAGGTGAGCGTGCTGGACCTGGCCGGGATCGACATCCCGCTGGAACTGCCCGCGGCGTCACCGAAGTACGCCGGGGACGCCTACCCCCGTCCGGCCGGGATGGCGCCGCTGACCTCGGCGCTGGCGGAGGCCGACGCCTTCGTCGTGGTCACCCCGGAGTACAACCACAGCTACCCCGCCTCGCTGAAGGCCGCCATCGACTGGCACTTCACCCAGTGGACCGCCAAGCCGGTCGCCTTCGTCAGCTACGGCGGCGCGGCCGGTGGCCGCCACGCGGTGCTGCACCTGGAGAACGTGCTGACCGAGTTGCACGCGGTGACCATCCGGGACGGGCTGGCCTTCCCGAACTACTTCACCGCGTGGCAGGACGGGCGTCCGCTGGACCGGACGGCCCCGGCGTACGCCAAGACCGTACTGGACCAACTGGCTTGGTGGTCCCGTGCGTTGAGCGCCGCCCGGGCGGCCGGTCCGTACCCGGCCTAG
- a CDS encoding NADH:flavin oxidoreductase, with translation MTVPASHASRAAEILSRPVALNGLTVPNRIVMAPMTRSFSPGGVPGEDVRSYYARRAAAGVGLIVTEGTYVGHESAGASDRVPRFHGEEQLAGWARVAESVHAAGGTIVPQLWHIGTVRQQGQPPYPEAPAVGPSGIHPDGTEGTGRAMTQRDLDDVIGSFAEAAAAAERVGFDGVELHGAHGYLLDQFLWSGTNRRTDAFGGDPVRRTRFAAEIVAAVRAVVSPAFPVLFRYSQWKLGAYDARLAESPAELEAILAPLAEAGVDAFHASTRRYWLPEFEGSELNLAGWTKKLTGRPTITVGSVGLDGDFLRGFETGEGSPVRDLGNLLDRLERDEFDLVAVGRALLQDPEWAAKVLGGRFEQLQPYDASALKTLS, from the coding sequence GTGACCGTCCCTGCGTCCCACGCCTCCCGCGCGGCCGAGATCCTGTCCCGGCCGGTCGCACTGAACGGCCTGACCGTGCCCAACCGCATCGTGATGGCTCCGATGACCCGCAGCTTCTCCCCCGGCGGCGTCCCCGGGGAGGACGTGCGGTCGTACTACGCCCGGCGCGCCGCCGCCGGGGTGGGCCTGATCGTCACCGAGGGGACCTACGTCGGCCACGAGTCGGCCGGGGCGAGCGACCGGGTGCCGCGGTTCCACGGTGAGGAGCAGCTGGCCGGGTGGGCCCGGGTGGCCGAGTCCGTGCACGCGGCGGGCGGCACGATCGTGCCGCAGCTGTGGCACATCGGCACGGTGCGCCAGCAGGGCCAGCCGCCGTACCCGGAGGCGCCCGCGGTGGGTCCCTCCGGCATCCACCCGGACGGCACCGAGGGCACCGGCCGGGCGATGACCCAGCGCGACCTGGACGACGTGATCGGTTCCTTCGCCGAGGCCGCGGCGGCCGCCGAGCGCGTCGGCTTCGACGGCGTGGAGCTGCACGGCGCCCACGGCTACCTGCTCGACCAGTTCCTGTGGTCCGGCACGAACCGGCGTACCGACGCCTTCGGCGGCGACCCGGTGCGCCGGACCAGGTTCGCGGCGGAGATCGTGGCGGCGGTCCGCGCGGTGGTCTCGCCCGCGTTCCCGGTGCTGTTCCGCTACTCGCAGTGGAAGTTGGGCGCCTACGACGCGCGGCTGGCCGAGTCCCCGGCGGAGCTGGAGGCGATCCTGGCGCCGCTCGCCGAGGCCGGGGTCGACGCCTTCCACGCCTCCACCCGCCGCTACTGGCTGCCGGAGTTCGAGGGCTCGGAGCTGAACCTGGCGGGCTGGACGAAGAAGCTCACCGGTCGGCCCACCATCACCGTCGGCTCGGTCGGCCTGGACGGGGACTTCCTCCGCGGCTTCGAGACGGGCGAGGGCTCCCCGGTCAGGGATCTCGGCAACCTCCTGGACCGGCTGGAGCGGGACGAGTTCGACCTGGTCGCCGTCGGCCGGGCACTGCTCCAGGACCCGGAGTGGGCGGCGAAGGTCCTGGGTGGCCGCTTCGAGCAGCTACAGCCGTACGACGCGTCGGCGCTGAAGACGCTGAGCTGA
- a CDS encoding FAD-dependent oxidoreductase translates to MPQPLVPDTDLVVIGGGPAGCAAAVMAASVGLRSVLVEPRALGHTLRRIPALENVLGFSSGPDYADALAADVRRAARCEVLLGASADRLDAADDHVTVHLAGSGRTLTGRFAVVATGVRDARPDEADWITGADPRSAPLWQADAGSLADRTTLVLGADRPLGTLLRGHPEAPLRLVVPYPEADAYKTDEVRDDPRVTLVPVRSLALSARPGGGVLAEATTPDGRTGQRLPAADAVFVNLGCRPSTLPGLRTAPDDGYCPPDRQHPRVLTAGDLRSARAQRIMTATGSGAEAALRAYYATRLDS, encoded by the coding sequence ATGCCTCAGCCCCTCGTACCCGACACCGACCTGGTCGTCATCGGCGGCGGCCCGGCCGGCTGCGCGGCGGCGGTCATGGCCGCCAGCGTCGGCCTGCGCTCGGTACTCGTCGAGCCGCGGGCCCTCGGCCACACGCTGCGCCGGATCCCCGCGCTGGAGAACGTGCTCGGGTTCTCCTCCGGCCCCGACTACGCCGACGCGCTCGCCGCCGACGTCCGCCGCGCCGCCCGCTGCGAGGTGCTGCTCGGCGCGAGCGCGGACCGGCTGGACGCCGCCGACGACCACGTCACGGTCCACCTGGCCGGATCCGGGCGCACCCTCACCGGGCGGTTCGCCGTGGTCGCCACCGGCGTACGGGACGCCCGGCCCGACGAGGCGGACTGGATCACCGGGGCGGACCCCCGGTCCGCCCCGCTCTGGCAGGCGGACGCCGGCTCCCTGGCCGACCGGACCACCCTCGTCCTGGGCGCCGACCGGCCCCTCGGCACGCTGCTGCGCGGCCACCCGGAGGCCCCGCTGCGGCTGGTCGTGCCGTACCCGGAAGCCGACGCCTACAAGACCGACGAGGTCCGCGACGACCCCCGGGTCACCCTGGTCCCGGTGCGCTCGCTCGCCCTGTCCGCGCGGCCCGGCGGCGGCGTGCTGGCCGAGGCGACCACCCCGGACGGCCGGACCGGGCAGCGGCTTCCGGCAGCCGACGCGGTGTTCGTCAACCTCGGCTGCCGCCCCTCGACCCTCCCCGGCCTGCGGACCGCCCCCGACGACGGCTACTGCCCGCCGGACCGGCAGCACCCCCGGGTGCTGACCGCCGGAGACCTCCGCTCCGCCCGAGCCCAGCGGATCATGACCGCCACCGGCTCCGGCGCCGAGGCGGCGCTACGCGCCTACTACGCCACCCGCCTCGACAGCTGA
- a CDS encoding MFS transporter: MTPPPASPTPPRRTSAGARTVPVVALLVLVEFCSGILQGGFPILLPHLRDSLHLGAGTVSLALGVEFLVSGVALPVTSRLGDLHGHRLWLRITVALTLAGYLLSAAAAVAGSLPLLLLGRALAGFLSCWLPLEFAIIRDRMGERRGGRAVGLLVGSLTLGSTLGALVVGGLSGAGAGPQPLLWGLAALPALALPVVWFLVPESSVRAPGGIDWSGVALLSLGLTLLLGALGGGAPIGAAVALFAVGALLLALFVRQELRSTRPMVDVRLLARRATAPVFALSFLLGCALYGAQGPMLTFEAATRADDGYGLGVSTLGLGLLALPPTLGAMAGAITADRLARRFGFRPILTLAFAVCTLGYGSVALAHGVAWQIAVPGAVSGYGAGIGLSLLPSLLMRRMPADRTGIGTGIYNTLKSLAGAFAGAGAAALLDHWVLRHGVPTEGAYVAVWTCCALLCALGVPVALALRGEGPAALSAAEPLATGTAAARP; the protein is encoded by the coding sequence GTGACCCCGCCCCCGGCCTCGCCCACCCCGCCGCGCCGCACCTCCGCGGGGGCGCGCACCGTCCCCGTCGTCGCCCTGCTGGTCCTGGTGGAGTTCTGCAGCGGGATCCTCCAGGGCGGCTTCCCGATCCTGCTGCCGCACCTCCGCGACAGCCTGCATCTGGGCGCGGGCACGGTCAGCCTCGCCCTCGGCGTCGAGTTCCTGGTCTCCGGGGTGGCCCTGCCGGTCACCTCGCGCCTCGGCGACCTGCACGGACACCGGCTCTGGCTGCGGATCACGGTCGCGCTCACGCTGGCCGGCTACCTGCTGTCGGCCGCGGCGGCGGTGGCCGGGTCGCTGCCCCTGCTGCTGCTCGGCCGGGCACTGGCCGGATTCCTGTCCTGCTGGCTGCCGTTGGAGTTCGCCATCATCAGGGACCGGATGGGTGAGCGGCGCGGAGGGCGGGCGGTGGGCCTGCTGGTCGGCTCGCTCACGCTCGGCAGCACCCTGGGCGCCCTGGTCGTCGGCGGACTCAGCGGCGCCGGGGCCGGTCCGCAGCCGCTGCTCTGGGGCCTGGCCGCGCTCCCGGCGCTGGCCCTGCCGGTGGTCTGGTTCCTGGTCCCGGAATCGTCGGTGCGCGCACCCGGCGGCATCGACTGGAGCGGGGTGGCGCTGCTCTCGCTCGGCCTCACCCTGCTGCTGGGGGCCCTCGGCGGCGGCGCTCCGATCGGGGCCGCGGTGGCGCTGTTCGCGGTGGGCGCGCTGCTGCTCGCGCTGTTCGTCCGTCAGGAGCTGCGCAGCACCCGACCCATGGTCGATGTCAGGCTGCTGGCCCGACGGGCCACCGCGCCCGTCTTCGCGCTGAGCTTCCTGCTCGGCTGCGCCCTCTACGGCGCCCAGGGCCCGATGCTGACCTTCGAGGCAGCCACGCGCGCCGACGACGGGTACGGCCTGGGGGTCTCCACGCTCGGCCTGGGCCTGCTGGCACTGCCGCCGACCCTGGGCGCCATGGCCGGTGCGATCACGGCCGACCGGCTGGCCCGCCGCTTCGGCTTCCGCCCGATCCTGACCCTGGCCTTCGCGGTGTGCACGCTGGGCTACGGCTCGGTCGCGCTGGCCCACGGCGTCGCCTGGCAGATCGCGGTACCCGGGGCGGTGTCCGGCTACGGCGCCGGGATCGGCCTCAGCCTGCTGCCGAGCCTGCTGATGCGGCGGATGCCGGCCGATCGCACCGGAATCGGCACCGGGATCTACAACACCCTCAAGTCCCTGGCCGGAGCCTTCGCCGGGGCCGGTGCGGCGGCGTTGCTGGACCACTGGGTGCTGCGCCACGGCGTCCCCACCGAGGGCGCCTACGTCGCGGTCTGGACCTGCTGCGCGCTGCTGTGCGCGCTGGGTGTCCCGGTCGCCCTGGCGCTGCGCGGCGAGGGCCCGGCGGCGCTGTCCGCGGCCGAGCCGTTGGCGACCGGCACCGCCGCCGCCCGGCCGTGA
- a CDS encoding MazG-like family protein, with protein MTQPPASSATPGPDAWTVVGDLVAWLNESNGAGPQETALRLLKVTEESGEVAQAYIGLTGQNPRKGVTHTPADVAGELCDVIVAAMVALHSFTDQPARLLTDKLTAIEHRSRAFREHTAADPDGGADGSTG; from the coding sequence ATGACCCAGCCCCCCGCCAGCAGCGCCACCCCCGGTCCGGACGCCTGGACGGTGGTCGGTGACCTGGTGGCCTGGCTCAACGAGAGCAACGGCGCCGGGCCGCAGGAGACCGCGCTGCGGCTGCTCAAGGTCACCGAGGAGTCGGGCGAGGTCGCCCAGGCCTACATCGGCCTGACCGGCCAGAACCCCCGCAAGGGCGTGACCCACACCCCCGCGGACGTGGCCGGGGAGCTGTGCGACGTGATCGTGGCCGCGATGGTCGCCCTGCACTCCTTCACCGACCAGCCCGCCCGCCTGCTCACCGACAAGCTCACCGCCATCGAGCACCGCTCCCGGGCCTTCCGCGAGCACACCGCGGCCGACCCGGACGGCGGCGCCGACGGGTCCACCGGGTGA
- a CDS encoding helix-turn-helix transcriptional regulator — protein sequence MDDREAQRRAALGAFLRSRRERLTPGDVGLVGGPRRRTPGLRREEVASLSGVSVSWYSWLEQGRPIAASGQVLDALAGTLRLTRAERRHVFDLAGESDSGPRPAATGCPAVGDHLRATVAALAPNPACLLDRHWDILAHNDAEAAIYGGLDETPVRRRNMLWLYFGCQSMRTVLRNWEAESWAILAQFRASADRHPGDPRFDEIVEDVSGADPGFAERWERHDVAAFTPALKCFDHPRLGPLTFRQAKLIAAEDPELHLVARYPADPSTRRALGMDA from the coding sequence ATGGATGACCGCGAAGCTCAGCGCCGCGCCGCGCTCGGCGCCTTCCTGCGCTCGCGGCGCGAGCGCCTCACCCCGGGCGACGTCGGCCTGGTCGGCGGTCCCCGGCGCAGGACGCCCGGGCTGCGCCGGGAGGAGGTCGCCTCGCTGTCGGGCGTGAGCGTGTCCTGGTACTCGTGGCTGGAGCAGGGACGTCCGATCGCGGCCTCCGGCCAGGTACTCGACGCGCTGGCCGGCACGCTGCGGCTGACCCGGGCGGAGCGGCGGCACGTCTTCGACCTCGCCGGGGAGAGCGACTCCGGTCCGCGGCCGGCGGCCACGGGGTGCCCCGCGGTGGGCGACCATCTCCGGGCCACCGTGGCCGCGTTGGCGCCGAACCCGGCCTGCCTGCTGGACCGGCACTGGGACATCCTCGCCCACAACGATGCCGAGGCGGCCATCTACGGCGGCCTCGACGAAACCCCGGTGCGGCGCCGCAACATGCTCTGGCTGTACTTCGGCTGCCAGTCGATGCGTACGGTCCTGAGGAACTGGGAGGCCGAATCGTGGGCGATCCTGGCCCAGTTCCGCGCCTCCGCCGACCGCCATCCGGGCGACCCGCGCTTCGACGAGATCGTCGAGGACGTCTCCGGCGCCGACCCCGGCTTCGCCGAACGCTGGGAGCGCCACGACGTGGCGGCCTTCACCCCGGCGCTCAAGTGCTTCGACCATCCACGGCTGGGGCCGCTGACGTTCCGGCAGGCGAAGCTGATCGCGGCGGAGGACCCGGAACTGCACCTGGTCGCGCGCTATCCGGCGGATCCGTCGACCCGCCGGGCGCTGGGCATGGACGCGTAG
- a CDS encoding MFS transporter, translated as MTTVSRPVEPTALPETRVPLPLTAAAFTANFDRFAMAPILVTVAAALRVPLTSAVALAGGYALAYGLSQPVWGVLSDRIGRLRVIRAALTLAALAGLASALAPNLAVLAALRILTGFAFGAVVPSSLSFVGDSVKPQRRQAALADLMAALGLGSGLAALVAGAIGNWLSWRLVFVVPAMAAATAAVLLRGVAEPERAPVGRLVTQLATVLRARFGHVVMALGVVEGAVLLGGLTFVAPALQHRGLSGAAAGAITALYGAGTLAFTRAVKALTRRVPPHGLAAIGGGFVVVGYTAAAVAPAVWTYALLATLLGAGWAFLHSTLQTWATSVVPEARGTAVSCYVAALFVGSAIGAALGGGPADHARFGAIFGPAAAATVPLTVAVVVARRRFTAHG; from the coding sequence ATGACCACAGTCAGTCGGCCGGTCGAGCCGACCGCTCTCCCGGAGACCCGGGTCCCGCTCCCGCTCACCGCCGCCGCCTTCACCGCCAACTTCGACCGGTTCGCCATGGCGCCGATCCTGGTGACCGTCGCCGCCGCCCTGCGCGTCCCGCTGACCTCGGCAGTGGCCCTGGCCGGCGGGTACGCCCTCGCCTACGGCCTGTCGCAGCCGGTCTGGGGCGTGCTGTCGGACCGGATCGGGCGGCTGCGCGTGATCCGCGCCGCGCTGACCCTCGCGGCGCTGGCCGGGCTGGCCTCGGCGCTGGCGCCGAACCTGGCCGTACTCGCCGCACTGCGCATCCTGACCGGCTTCGCCTTCGGCGCGGTGGTGCCCTCCTCGCTCAGCTTCGTCGGCGACTCGGTGAAGCCACAGCGCCGGCAGGCCGCCCTCGCCGACCTGATGGCGGCGCTCGGACTCGGCAGCGGACTGGCGGCCCTGGTCGCCGGGGCGATCGGGAACTGGCTGAGCTGGCGGCTGGTGTTCGTGGTCCCGGCGATGGCGGCGGCGACGGCCGCCGTCCTGCTCCGCGGTGTCGCCGAACCGGAGCGCGCCCCGGTCGGCAGGCTGGTGACGCAACTGGCGACGGTGCTGCGGGCCCGGTTCGGCCACGTGGTCATGGCGCTCGGCGTGGTCGAGGGGGCGGTCCTGCTCGGCGGCCTGACCTTCGTCGCCCCGGCCCTGCAGCACCGCGGCCTCTCCGGGGCCGCGGCCGGTGCGATCACCGCCCTGTACGGCGCCGGGACGCTCGCGTTCACCCGCGCCGTCAAGGCACTGACGCGACGGGTCCCGCCGCACGGACTGGCCGCGATCGGCGGCGGATTCGTGGTGGTCGGGTACACGGCGGCGGCCGTGGCACCCGCCGTGTGGACCTACGCGCTGCTGGCCACGCTGCTGGGCGCGGGCTGGGCGTTCCTGCACTCGACGCTCCAGACGTGGGCGACGTCGGTGGTGCCCGAGGCGCGCGGGACGGCGGTCTCGTGCTACGTCGCCGCGCTGTTCGTCGGCAGCGCCATCGGGGCCGCGCTCGGCGGCGGGCCCGCCGACCACGCGCGGTTCGGCGCGATCTTCGGCCCGGCCGCCGCCGCGACCGTGCCGCTGACCGTCGCGGTGGTCGTCGCCCGGCGCCGCTTCACCGCCCACGGCTGA